The following are encoded together in the Brassica napus cultivar Da-Ae chromosome A9, Da-Ae, whole genome shotgun sequence genome:
- the LOC106432569 gene encoding uncharacterized mitochondrial protein AtMg00300-like: MSRNLISYGMLETSGWIYEGKDLMVNFYKNDKKVISGKYHQGLYYLQGTVSREEANLSKVEKNMTNVWHSRLGHMSLNNMSELVKRGFIIDKEVKTLDFCEHCIIGKSHKQSFPKVKHVTKGILEYVHSDLWGSPSTPDSLAGNKYFVTFIDDFS; encoded by the coding sequence ATGAGCAGAAACTTAATCTCCTATGGAATGTTGGAAACATCAGGGTGGATATATGAAGGCAAAGATCTTATGGTCAATTTCTACAAGAATGATAAAAAGGTTATCTCAGGGAAATATCATCAGGGACTATATTATCTACAGGGGACAGTCTCTCGAGAAGAGGCTAATCTATCTAAAGTTGAGAAGAATATGACTAATGTTTGGCATTCACGCCTCGGTCATATGAGTCTTAACAATATGTCTGAACTTGTCAAACGTGGATTTATCATTGACAAGGAGGTTAAGACATTGGATTTCTGTGAACACTGCATAATTGGGAAATCTCATAAGCAAAGTTTTCCTAAAGTTAAGCATGTTACTAAAGGGATTCTAGAGTATGTTCACTCTGACCTTTGGGGTTCTCCTTCTACACCAGACAGTCTTGCTGGAAACAAATACTTtgtgacttttattgatgattttTCATAG